In Priestia megaterium NBRC 15308 = ATCC 14581, the following proteins share a genomic window:
- the smpB gene encoding SsrA-binding protein SmpB yields MPKGEGKLIAQNKKARHDFFIEETYETGIVLQGTEIKSIRNGRVNLKDSFARVQNGEVFLHNMHVSPYEQGNRYNHEPLRTRKLLLHKREISKLIGYSKETGYSLVPLKVYLKNGYAKVLLGLGKGKKKYDKREDLKQKEAKRDIERAFRDRQKM; encoded by the coding sequence ATGCCAAAAGGTGAAGGGAAATTAATTGCACAAAACAAAAAAGCCCGCCACGACTTTTTTATTGAAGAAACATATGAGACGGGTATTGTTCTACAAGGAACGGAAATTAAATCAATTCGTAATGGGCGTGTAAATTTAAAGGACTCTTTTGCTCGTGTGCAAAACGGAGAAGTATTTCTACACAATATGCACGTTAGTCCTTACGAACAAGGAAATCGATACAATCATGAGCCGTTGCGTACACGAAAGCTATTGCTGCATAAGCGTGAAATCAGCAAGCTAATTGGCTATTCAAAAGAAACGGGTTATTCATTAGTTCCTTTAAAAGTGTATTTAAAAAATGGATACGCAAAGGTTTTACTAGGGCTTGGTAAGGGTAAAAAGAAATATGACAAGCGTGAAGACTTAAAACAAAAAGAAGCGAAGCGCGATATCGAACGAGCATTTCGTGATCGTCAAAAGATGTAA